The DNA region CGATGAAGCTTTGAATTGATGAACACCAAAGATTTTCTCCGTCTCGGCGTGCCGTTAGGACGGCGACACGCCTGGCGACGGATTTTGTTTCCAAATTCATCCTCGGCGGCGGCGCGACCGGGAGCGCGGAATTTATTCCGCCTCAACGCGCAAAGTTGTGAGGCGCTGGGAAACAATTGTACCGGCTGGTGTTCGTGAGTTGAAGCGGCGTGAACGCCGCGCGCCGTTTACAGCACTCGAGGAGGTTGTTGAACTTGGCGCGCCCGGCGTGAGTCGAACACGCGACCATCTGCTTAGAAGGCAGATGCTCTATCCAACTGAGCTACGGGCGCCACCGATGAAACCTTAGCCGTGTGGAAGTGCCCAGGCAAGCGCGGGTTCAGGTCTCCCGCAAAGGGTCTGGCCATCACGCATTGACTGCGAACGGATGTCACGCCAGATACGGAATGGTAAGCGGCCCTTGCGGCAGCGCAGCGACGCGCGCGCCGTTGCGATGGGATTGGAGGCATTCCTTTACGGCGGCGGTGATGTCGTGGCAGGGAGTGAGATGCGCGGCGCGAACGATGTCGTCAGCCAATGAACTGTAGATGAGCACTCTGGCTTTGCGTTGGATGAGGGACTGGATTTGTGCCTGCCATTGTTCGGGCCGGACGAAACCGGGGGCGGCCAGCAGCGTCAGAATTTCTTCGGGACTGGCGGCGCTGCGCAAAAGATCATCGAGCGGACTGTGGGCGGGAACGCCTTCGCGACATTCACAGGCCAGGATCAACGTGCCGCCTTCCTTGATGACGCGCGCCCCGGCGCTCATTCCCTTGACGCCCTGATAAAGATTTTGATCGAGTGGATAACCGCTGTTCGTAGTGACAACGATATCAAACGGCGCATCGAACTTTTGCATGGCGGATTTTCTGACGAATTCGCAGCCGACTTTGTGCGCCGCGAGCAGGTCGCCGGCGAAGACGCCGGTGATCTGCCGTTCTTCGTTAAGCGAGACGTTCAGGAGAAAACTCGGGCCGACGCGCAGCGCGATGTCACGCATTTCCTCCCAGATGGGATTTCCGTTCGTGATGCCGAAGGTGGATTGAGGATCGCCGATATTTCTCGCGCCGTGATTGCTCATCACAGTCTGGAGGCCAGCCACGCCGGGCATGATGCCTTTGACGCCGCCGCTGAATCCGGCGAAGAAATGCGGCTCAATGAAACCGGTGACGATGCGGACGTCCGCCTCGACGACGTGACGATTGAGGAGGGCAGGGGTGCCGTCGCGGGTGGTGCCAAGTTGAACGAGGGCATCGGGATTTTCCGGTTCGTGATTGAGGACGCGGTAATTCTGGATAACGGTGGGCGTCAGCATTGTTTCCAGTTCAGCGCGGGTGTTCGGCCGGTGCGTGCCGAGCTGGTTCAGGAGCGTGATGTTCTCGCGCGGGACATGGGCGAGATGCTCGAGCAGCCAGGGAATGAGGCGTTCGTTGGGCGTGGCGCGGGTAATGTCGGTGAACAGAATGCAGACGCGTTGGCCGGATTTGATCCACTGCCGCAACGGTTGCGCGCCGATGGGTTTTTCCAGCGCGGCGAAAACGGCGGCGCGTTCGTCAGCCAGGCCGGGCGTGTGGGCCGGTTTGATGACGGTGGTGCGATCATCGGGCAGTTCCACTGGCAAATGACCGTGGCCATAGGCGAGATCGACTTTCATGGTAAAACGAGACGTTGCATACCGCTGAATTTATTTACCGCAGAAAGTTGAATCGGGAAAGGAGCAAATCGCCGCGGCCATCGATGCGACGCAGAGCTGTCATCTCAAGTTGGTTGCCAGACTATATTTCCGGATTGGGTTATGCACTTAATTCCTCTTGGCCGATCGGACACGCGAAAGCGTGAACTCCAACGCCGCGCGAAGGCCGTTTCCGTTGGAGTTCAACCTTTAGGTTGTCCTCCGTTTGCCTGAAGGGGAATCAAGTGCATGGCCCTATTTCCGAATACAGAAAACTGCTCTCACTTCGTCCCTGCCGATGCAGTTGCTTCCAAACGACCCACCCCAAAACCCCTCCCACGAGGGGAACAAAACATCGTGGACCGCTCCTCTCCTGGGAGGGGTTGGGGTGGGTTCAGGGGTTCAACACGCGACAAGATCTCGGGGAATTCTCTCCTCATCCGACGGGCGAGGATGGCCGAAGTCCGGGTGAGGGGCGGTGCCGGGTTGGAGTTGATGGTGGAATTGGATTGTGGTTAAGTGCGGACATGAAAACTTACACGATGCGATTATTCTTTATCGGAGGGGTTACGGTTCTAGTGATCGCGCTGTTCAGCAGTTGCACCACGGTGCCGGAAACGGGCCGGCGGCAGGTCAACCTGATTTCACCGTCGGAGGAGATGAAGCTTGGGTTGACGAGTTTCGACAAAATGAAACAGGAGGTGCCGGTCAGCAAGGATGCCGCCGCGAACGCGCTGGTTCAGAAAGTCGGCAAGCGCATTGCCGCGGTGGCGCCGTTGCCGAACGCGCAGTGGGAGTTCGTGGTGTTTGAAAGCAAGGAGGCCAACGCGTTTTGTCTGCCCGGCGGCAAGGTCGGCATTTACACCGGCATCCTGCCGATCACCAAAGATGAGGCGGGGTTGGCGACGGTCATTGGTCATGAGGTGGCGCACGCCGTGGCGCGGCATGGCGCTGAGCGGATGACCGAGGCGATGGGGATTGAAGGGCTTGGAAAAATCCTCGGCAGCGCGACGGCAGAATCCAAATGGAACACGGCGGTTACGACGGTCTATGGCGTGGGAAGTAAGCTGGGCGTGGCGTTACCGCATAGTCGGTTGCAGGAATCCGAGGCGGACCACATCGGAATCTTGTATATGGCGCGGGCAGGTTACGACCCGGAAGCTTCGGTCGGTTTTTGGGAGCGGTTCGCGGAATTCAATCGGCAGGGTGGCGCCAGCACTCCGTGGTTTCTCCGCACGCATCCAGTGGATGAGGTTCGCATCAAACAACTCAAAGGCTGGCTGCCGGAGGCGAAACAGCAGTATCGGCCTCAGTAAGTGTGACAGGAAATAATCGCTTGCGCGGCTGGAACAGGTTGATTACTTTTTCGCGCCTCGTTTTGGTAGCGCGTGGAGTTATGCTGTCCTCGATTTCCACCGGAAGGTTGGGCTGGTAGCTCAGTTGGTAGAGCAGTGCCCTTTTAAGGCATTGGTCCAGGGTTCGAGTCCCTGCCAGCCCACCAGCCTTTACCCGAATCAAAACATTTCATCCAACTTGCCGGATCGGCCTTGCAACCTCGCCGGCCTGGAAAAGCCTACGGCGCCACCGGCAGTGTAAAGCGTGAAGGGTGGTTGGCATCGCGATAGATTTTGACTTTGGGCTGGTTGAGGTTCGGGAGGAAGAAGGGATAATC from Verrucomicrobiota bacterium includes:
- the larA gene encoding nickel-dependent lactate racemase, whose translation is MKVDLAYGHGHLPVELPDDRTTVIKPAHTPGLADERAAVFAALEKPIGAQPLRQWIKSGQRVCILFTDITRATPNERLIPWLLEHLAHVPRENITLLNQLGTHRPNTRAELETMLTPTVIQNYRVLNHEPENPDALVQLGTTRDGTPALLNRHVVEADVRIVTGFIEPHFFAGFSGGVKGIMPGVAGLQTVMSNHGARNIGDPQSTFGITNGNPIWEEMRDIALRVGPSFLLNVSLNEERQITGVFAGDLLAAHKVGCEFVRKSAMQKFDAPFDIVVTTNSGYPLDQNLYQGVKGMSAGARVIKEGGTLILACECREGVPAHSPLDDLLRSAASPEEILTLLAAPGFVRPEQWQAQIQSLIQRKARVLIYSSLADDIVRAAHLTPCHDITAAVKECLQSHRNGARVAALPQGPLTIPYLA
- a CDS encoding M48 family metallopeptidase gives rise to the protein MKTYTMRLFFIGGVTVLVIALFSSCTTVPETGRRQVNLISPSEEMKLGLTSFDKMKQEVPVSKDAAANALVQKVGKRIAAVAPLPNAQWEFVVFESKEANAFCLPGGKVGIYTGILPITKDEAGLATVIGHEVAHAVARHGAERMTEAMGIEGLGKILGSATAESKWNTAVTTVYGVGSKLGVALPHSRLQESEADHIGILYMARAGYDPEASVGFWERFAEFNRQGGASTPWFLRTHPVDEVRIKQLKGWLPEAKQQYRPQ